In a genomic window of Streptomyces sp. NBC_01142:
- a CDS encoding polymorphic toxin-type HINT domain-containing protein, with translation MVATLLQAVAFESTASAIGKGLPGLPGLPSAEKPVAGSSSNRMTPRRVEKGPRTPKEDPKATWPKAGSAVVRLDDPATKASDPVKAKGLPVEVTTPPKQRLKRAVLRSVETRVLPRAAAKKAGVDGLLFTLEPQADSAAGSVGASVDYSAFAESFGGGYGSRLTLVELPACALSKPTEAKCRTATPVATDNNVEKQTLTARAVTLKAGTPTLLAAVAGDVGKMGDYKATPLAASSTWNTDLSSGDFGWSYDIPVPEVPGEMAPEVGLSYSSGAIDGRTGGTNNQSSWAGDGFDLWPGYIERRYKPCADDGVKDADGNKPGDLCWGYDNAFITFNGKGGELVPAGDDEFKLKKDDGTRIKRLASTARGNGDNDGEYWRLTDPSGNSYYFGYNRLPGWADGKESTDSTWTAPVYGDDSGEKCHASTFAGSWCQQAWRWNLDYAVDTHGNAIAYYYDKEENSYGRNLKAADNTRYTRGGYLDRIEYGLKSDSVYKTKALAKVDFTSSERCIADSQTTCSSIDTDSFHWYDTPWDMNCTASEDCDKGRLAATFWTRKRLTGITTQVLNGGAYSKVDSWALGHRWGKADIDYQLLLDSIQRTGHSATTPVTLPKTTLAYTQLANRMDKTGDGYAPFIKSRLSTVADEHGGQIDVNYSGQACNAGSLPTPESNTTRCFPQMLGGSDTEPAEQHWFNKYVVTSVTATDRTGKAPDAVTAYEYVGGAAWHYDDDDGLTKEKEKTWSQWRGYEQVRVKAGGQGGASALKSQRDTYFLRGMDGDRKGKSGGTKSVTVALGEGEGDPITDHESAAGFAYRTATYSGPGGKILEKTVERPWHHETAKKVRAWGTVTANFTGTESSKTYTSLDNGAGTSWRTTSKTTGYDNATGRAFELDDRGDNSTAADDQCTRTSYTTNSTADILPLPSRVETVAVDCDTTPDRTKHVISDVRTAYDGGAYGAAPTKGDTSATATLKKHDGTTATYLESATAVDAYGRTLTSTDLSANVTVTGAGTPARTPRTDGRTTTTKFEPTSGFPTKITTTSPPAKAPDAATAQTTVVTLDPLRGKTLTETDTNNRVTTLAYDALGRSSKIWLANRATSLTPSYAFDYFIDEGKEVAVRSQTLDNSGAQLASYTILDGFLRERQTQAPGPGGGRLLTDNFYDERGQVAKTFATYYTEGAPNRQLFLPENALSVETQTRHSFDGLGRETEAKQLAGNGDGGTVLGVTQTIHGGDHTTVIPPEGGTATTTLTDARGQTTQLRQHHSRNAAAPYDTTTYTHTPAGKLAKVTDPEGNDWTYAYDQLGRQTTTKDPDKGSITSTYDDRGQLVTTTDARNTLHHVYDGLGRQTQLRDGSATGTLRAEWTYDTVTGAKGQLASATRHVNGSPYTTKVTQYDQLYRPMRTAVVIPASEGDLAGTYQTGTSYKTSGLIAGVSYSAAGSLPGGSYAYNYDDILRPVSVLGDGFKADTSYSLTGKPLQYQYASTADGAKKAQVTNTYEWGTQHLATSRVDREGVAGVDRHNTYRYDQAGNVLAIADASRDGADTQCFTYDYLRRLTSAWTEGDATCSTTASGSAIGGVAPYWHSYTYDKTGNRLTETLHDTAGDTAKDTKRAYSYPPAGSSRPHGLTQVAQSGPSGTSKTTYGYDATGNTHSRVNPGDTQKLAWDAEGHLAKVTKSVEGKPDDVTEYLYDTEGNRLIARTAAETTLYLGHTELVLPKGATKAKATRYIDLGSGSQAVQADDRKVTITVADHQATGQLAITADSLALTQRRSLPFGGTRGTTPEAWAGTKGFVGGTDDTGTTGLTHLGAREYDSTIGRFLSVDPLMDLADPQHLNGYTYSENNPVTYSDPTGLRKADCEGGWGKCGPGPKVAGSADSGGKSKGRTRGSSDNGNGGKITVTVKVTAQAPDCPYSGHLADACHVSETMFKAGYIRSEGQVSAWEITKTLILPDTKAWSECLNGESLESCAWAATDLPTPGKILKIVKLTKLKKTKKVTSECQCFLAGTDVLMADGSTKNIEEVELGDKVLATDPKTGETGEREVTATIVTDDDKYFTDLTISTPVGTEHLTATYEHPFWAVSEQDWIEAGDLKPGMTLRTDDGRTVKVTATRQFQDHARTYNLTIADLHTYYVLAGATPVLVHNCDRAGLDFTDAERQKVYDANEAKNDSVLKCDYCGRDVVRRPSTRGVPGRPDDAQIDHIEPRAGGGHGGAHNGAVACRRCNRDKSTKPLEDWDDELREFLEP, from the coding sequence ATGGTGGCCACGCTGCTGCAAGCAGTGGCCTTCGAGTCGACCGCGTCGGCGATCGGGAAGGGGCTTCCCGGGCTTCCTGGGCTTCCGAGCGCAGAGAAGCCGGTTGCGGGCTCAAGCAGCAACCGGATGACCCCGCGCAGGGTCGAGAAGGGCCCCCGGACCCCCAAGGAGGATCCGAAAGCCACCTGGCCGAAGGCCGGTTCCGCGGTGGTGAGGCTGGACGATCCCGCGACGAAGGCGAGCGATCCAGTCAAGGCCAAGGGCCTGCCGGTTGAGGTGACCACCCCTCCGAAGCAGCGCCTCAAGCGGGCCGTCCTCCGCAGCGTCGAGACGCGCGTCCTGCCGCGCGCGGCGGCGAAGAAGGCCGGGGTCGACGGGCTGCTGTTCACACTGGAGCCGCAGGCGGACAGCGCCGCGGGCTCCGTAGGCGCCTCGGTGGACTACTCCGCCTTCGCGGAGTCGTTCGGCGGCGGCTACGGCTCCCGTCTGACCCTGGTCGAACTGCCCGCGTGTGCGCTCAGCAAGCCCACCGAGGCGAAGTGCCGAACGGCCACCCCCGTGGCGACGGACAACAACGTCGAGAAGCAGACCCTGACCGCCCGCGCAGTCACACTGAAAGCGGGCACCCCCACGCTCCTGGCGGCCGTCGCCGGGGACGTGGGCAAGATGGGCGACTACAAGGCGACACCGCTGGCCGCGTCGTCGACCTGGAACACTGACCTGAGCTCGGGTGACTTCGGCTGGTCGTACGACATTCCCGTGCCGGAGGTGCCGGGTGAAATGGCCCCCGAGGTGGGCCTGTCCTATTCCTCGGGAGCCATCGACGGCCGTACGGGGGGCACCAACAACCAGTCCTCGTGGGCCGGTGACGGCTTCGACCTGTGGCCGGGTTACATCGAGCGCCGCTACAAGCCCTGTGCGGACGACGGCGTCAAGGACGCGGACGGCAACAAGCCCGGCGACCTGTGCTGGGGCTACGACAACGCGTTCATCACCTTCAACGGCAAAGGCGGCGAGCTCGTCCCGGCCGGCGACGACGAGTTCAAACTGAAGAAGGACGACGGCACCCGCATCAAGCGCCTGGCCTCAACCGCCAGGGGCAACGGGGACAACGACGGCGAGTACTGGCGCCTGACCGACCCCAGTGGCAACAGCTACTACTTCGGCTACAACCGGCTGCCGGGATGGGCCGACGGCAAGGAGTCCACCGACTCCACCTGGACCGCCCCCGTCTACGGCGACGACTCCGGCGAAAAGTGCCACGCTTCGACGTTCGCCGGCTCCTGGTGCCAACAGGCATGGCGCTGGAACCTCGACTACGCCGTCGACACCCACGGCAACGCCATCGCCTACTACTACGACAAGGAAGAGAACTCCTACGGCCGCAACCTGAAGGCCGCCGACAACACCCGCTACACCCGGGGCGGTTACCTGGACAGAATCGAGTACGGGCTGAAGTCCGACTCGGTCTACAAGACCAAGGCTCTGGCCAAGGTCGACTTCACCAGCTCTGAACGGTGCATCGCCGACAGCCAGACCACCTGTTCCTCCATCGACACCGATTCCTTCCACTGGTACGACACGCCGTGGGACATGAACTGCACGGCCTCCGAGGACTGCGACAAGGGGCGCTTGGCCGCAACCTTCTGGACACGCAAGCGACTGACCGGCATCACCACACAGGTCCTCAACGGTGGCGCCTACAGCAAGGTCGACTCCTGGGCCCTCGGCCATCGCTGGGGCAAGGCGGACATCGACTACCAGCTGCTACTGGACTCCATTCAGCGGACCGGCCACAGCGCCACCACGCCGGTCACGCTGCCCAAGACCACGTTGGCCTACACCCAGCTTGCCAACCGCATGGACAAGACCGGCGACGGATACGCCCCGTTCATCAAGTCCAGGCTGTCCACCGTCGCCGACGAGCACGGCGGCCAGATCGACGTCAACTACTCGGGCCAGGCATGCAATGCCGGCTCACTGCCCACCCCCGAGTCGAACACCACCCGCTGCTTCCCGCAGATGCTCGGGGGCTCCGACACTGAACCTGCCGAGCAGCACTGGTTCAACAAGTACGTCGTCACGTCGGTGACCGCTACCGACCGCACGGGCAAAGCACCGGACGCCGTCACCGCCTATGAGTACGTGGGCGGCGCAGCCTGGCACTACGACGATGACGACGGCCTGACCAAGGAGAAGGAAAAGACCTGGTCACAATGGCGCGGCTACGAGCAGGTACGAGTCAAGGCGGGCGGCCAGGGCGGTGCGTCGGCGCTGAAGTCGCAGCGGGACACGTACTTCCTGCGAGGCATGGACGGCGACCGCAAGGGCAAGTCGGGGGGCACCAAGTCCGTCACCGTGGCCCTGGGCGAAGGCGAGGGTGACCCGATCACCGACCATGAGTCGGCGGCCGGCTTCGCCTACAGGACCGCAACCTACTCCGGCCCCGGCGGGAAGATCCTCGAGAAGACCGTCGAGCGGCCCTGGCATCACGAGACCGCGAAAAAGGTGCGCGCCTGGGGCACCGTTACGGCCAATTTCACGGGCACCGAGAGCTCCAAGACGTACACCTCCCTGGACAACGGAGCGGGCACGAGCTGGCGCACCACCTCCAAGACAACGGGGTACGACAACGCCACCGGCCGCGCGTTCGAGCTCGATGACCGCGGTGACAACTCCACCGCGGCCGACGACCAGTGCACCCGCACCAGCTACACCACCAACTCCACCGCAGACATCCTCCCCCTGCCCTCGCGCGTCGAGACCGTCGCCGTGGACTGCGACACCACCCCCGACCGCACCAAGCACGTCATCTCCGACGTCCGCACTGCCTACGACGGCGGTGCCTACGGTGCCGCCCCCACCAAGGGCGACACGTCAGCGACTGCCACGCTCAAGAAGCACGACGGCACCACCGCCACCTACCTGGAGTCCGCCACTGCCGTCGACGCCTACGGCCGGACTCTGACCAGCACCGACCTCAGCGCGAACGTGACGGTCACCGGCGCGGGGACTCCGGCGCGCACCCCCCGAACTGACGGCCGCACCACGACGACCAAGTTCGAGCCGACCAGCGGCTTCCCCACGAAGATCACGACGACCAGCCCGCCCGCAAAGGCGCCGGATGCCGCAACCGCCCAGACGACGGTCGTCACCCTGGACCCGCTGCGCGGCAAGACGTTGACCGAAACCGACACCAACAACCGAGTGACGACCCTCGCCTACGACGCGCTGGGCCGCTCGTCGAAGATCTGGCTCGCCAACCGCGCCACCTCACTCACGCCGTCCTACGCCTTCGACTACTTCATCGACGAAGGCAAGGAGGTCGCGGTCCGCTCCCAGACCCTGGACAACTCCGGGGCCCAGCTCGCCTCGTACACGATCCTCGACGGCTTCCTGCGTGAACGGCAGACCCAGGCCCCCGGACCCGGCGGGGGACGGCTGCTGACCGACAACTTCTACGACGAGCGCGGCCAGGTCGCCAAGACCTTCGCCACGTACTACACCGAAGGCGCCCCCAACCGGCAGCTGTTCCTGCCGGAGAACGCGCTGAGCGTGGAGACCCAGACCCGCCACAGCTTCGACGGCCTGGGTCGGGAGACCGAAGCGAAGCAGCTCGCCGGCAACGGCGACGGCGGCACCGTCCTCGGCGTCACGCAGACCATCCACGGCGGAGACCACACCACGGTCATCCCGCCCGAGGGTGGCACCGCCACCACCACGCTGACCGACGCCCGCGGCCAGACCACCCAGCTGCGCCAGCACCACTCCCGCAACGCGGCCGCCCCCTACGACACCACGACCTACACGCACACACCCGCAGGCAAGCTGGCCAAGGTCACCGACCCGGAAGGCAACGACTGGACGTACGCCTACGACCAGCTCGGCCGCCAGACGACGACCAAGGATCCCGACAAGGGCTCCATCACCAGCACCTACGACGACCGCGGCCAGCTGGTCACCACCACGGACGCACGCAACACCCTGCACCACGTCTACGACGGCCTCGGCCGACAGACCCAACTGCGCGACGGCAGCGCCACCGGCACCCTGCGTGCGGAGTGGACCTACGACACTGTCACCGGTGCCAAGGGCCAACTGGCCTCGGCCACCCGTCACGTGAACGGGTCCCCGTACACCACCAAGGTCACCCAGTACGACCAGCTCTACCGACCGATGCGCACAGCCGTGGTCATCCCCGCGTCCGAAGGAGACCTGGCCGGCACCTACCAGACCGGCACCTCGTACAAGACCTCCGGTCTGATCGCGGGCGTCTCCTACTCGGCGGCGGGATCCCTGCCGGGCGGCTCCTACGCCTACAACTACGACGACATCCTGCGCCCCGTCTCCGTCCTCGGTGACGGCTTCAAGGCCGACACCAGTTACTCGCTGACCGGTAAACCGCTGCAGTACCAGTACGCCTCGACCGCCGACGGCGCGAAGAAGGCCCAGGTCACCAACACCTATGAGTGGGGAACCCAGCACCTGGCCACCTCACGTGTGGACCGTGAAGGAGTCGCCGGAGTCGACCGGCACAACACCTACCGCTACGACCAGGCCGGCAACGTCCTGGCGATAGCCGACGCATCCCGCGACGGTGCCGACACCCAGTGCTTCACCTACGACTACCTGCGCCGTCTCACCTCAGCATGGACCGAAGGCGACGCCACCTGCTCCACCACCGCCTCCGGCAGTGCCATCGGCGGTGTGGCCCCCTACTGGCACTCCTACACCTACGACAAGACCGGCAACCGACTCACTGAAACCCTCCACGACACCGCCGGCGACACTGCCAAGGACACCAAGCGCGCCTACAGCTACCCGCCCGCGGGCAGCAGCCGGCCGCACGGCCTCACCCAAGTCGCCCAGAGCGGCCCGTCCGGTACGTCGAAGACCACCTACGGATACGACGCCACAGGCAACACTCACTCCCGCGTGAACCCGGGAGACACCCAGAAGCTGGCCTGGGACGCCGAAGGCCACCTTGCCAAGGTCACCAAGTCGGTCGAGGGCAAGCCCGACGACGTCACCGAGTACCTCTACGACACCGAAGGCAACCGCCTCATCGCCCGCACCGCGGCCGAAACCACCCTCTACCTCGGCCACACCGAACTTGTCCTGCCCAAGGGCGCCACCAAGGCAAAGGCCACCCGCTACATCGACCTCGGCAGCGGCAGCCAGGCAGTTCAGGCCGACGACCGCAAGGTCACCATCACCGTCGCTGACCACCAGGCAACCGGCCAACTCGCCATCACCGCGGACTCGCTGGCACTGACACAGCGGCGCTCCCTGCCCTTCGGCGGTACGCGCGGCACCACGCCGGAAGCCTGGGCCGGAACGAAGGGATTCGTCGGCGGCACCGACGACACCGGTACCACGGGCCTCACCCACCTCGGAGCGCGCGAATACGACTCCACGATCGGCCGTTTCCTCTCCGTCGACCCGCTGATGGACCTCGCGGATCCGCAACACCTCAACGGCTACACGTACTCGGAGAACAACCCCGTCACCTACTCCGACCCCACGGGCCTGAGGAAGGCCGACTGTGAGGGCGGCTGGGGTAAATGTGGCCCCGGACCCAAGGTCGCTGGGTCAGCCGACAGTGGCGGTAAAAGTAAAGGTAGGACAAGGGGCAGCAGCGACAACGGAAACGGCGGAAAGATCACCGTTACCGTAAAGGTTACGGCCCAAGCACCGGACTGCCCCTATTCCGGTCACCTGGCAGATGCGTGCCACGTGTCGGAGACGATGTTCAAGGCAGGCTACATACGGAGCGAAGGCCAAGTCAGTGCCTGGGAGATCACCAAGACTCTGATCCTTCCTGACACCAAAGCGTGGTCCGAGTGCCTCAACGGTGAGAGTCTCGAAAGCTGCGCATGGGCAGCCACCGACCTGCCTACCCCCGGCAAAATCCTCAAAATAGTCAAACTCACCAAACTCAAGAAAACAAAGAAAGTCACCTCCGAGTGTCAGTGCTTCCTTGCCGGGACCGACGTCCTCATGGCCGACGGAAGCACAAAGAATATCGAAGAAGTTGAACTCGGAGACAAGGTCCTCGCCACCGACCCGAAGACTGGGGAAACCGGTGAGCGCGAAGTCACGGCCACCATCGTCACCGATGACGACAAGTACTTCACCGACCTGACGATCTCCACGCCGGTCGGCACCGAGCACCTCACCGCTACGTACGAGCACCCATTCTGGGCCGTCTCCGAACAAGACTGGATCGAGGCCGGCGACCTCAAGCCCGGCATGACCCTGCGCACCGACGACGGTCGCACTGTCAAGGTCACGGCCACCCGTCAGTTCCAGGACCACGCCCGCACTTACAACCTCACCATTGCCGACCTGCACACGTATTATGTGCTGGCTGGGGCTACGCCGGTCCTGGTTCATAACTGCGACCGGGCCGGTTTGGATTTCACTGATGCTGAGCGGCAGAAGGTTTATGACGCCAACGAAGCGAAGAATGACAGCGTCCTGAAGTGTGATTACTGTGGGCGAGATGTGGTACGTCGACCCTCAACGCGAGGTGTCCCAGGACGCCCGGACGATGCTCAGATTGATCACATAGAGCCGAGGGCCGGTGGCGGGCACGGTGGCGCGCACAATGGAGCAGTCGCCTGTCGTCGATGCAACAGGGATAAGTCCACGAAACCTCTGGAGGATTGGGACGATGAGCTCAGAGAATTCCTTGAGCCCTAG
- a CDS encoding DUF4265 domain-containing protein has translation MSSENSLSPSGRESAPESKPERLYKVAFDLPDKTADWAHASAERLWTGKTFVKMEVQVRNTPFYVKGIAFGDIVRVRADHERREFVFEEFVSESGHSTVRVIIKDDDAGDMVDAMLRSFDCSWEIDTTGYLWAIDVPPHVDYASMRVALLDVVNEGKIGIEEGALASAHRDGLGLPESDR, from the coding sequence ATGAGCTCAGAGAATTCCTTGAGCCCTAGCGGCAGAGAGTCCGCGCCGGAGAGTAAGCCTGAGAGGCTGTACAAGGTAGCCTTCGACCTCCCTGACAAGACTGCCGATTGGGCTCATGCCTCTGCGGAGCGGCTCTGGACTGGGAAGACCTTTGTGAAGATGGAGGTTCAGGTCCGGAACACTCCCTTCTACGTGAAGGGGATCGCCTTTGGTGACATTGTGCGAGTCAGGGCTGATCACGAGCGCAGAGAGTTCGTGTTCGAGGAGTTTGTGTCGGAGTCCGGGCATTCAACGGTCCGCGTCATCATCAAGGATGACGACGCGGGAGACATGGTCGATGCCATGCTCCGCAGCTTTGACTGCTCCTGGGAGATTGATACGACTGGATACTTGTGGGCAATCGACGTGCCGCCGCATGTTGATTACGCATCCATGAGAGTTGCACTCCTTGATGTTGTCAATGAAGGGAAAATTGGCATCGAAGAGGGTGCGCTTGCAAGTGCTCATCGCGATGGGCTGGGATTGCCAGAGTCCGATCGTTAA
- the sbnB gene encoding 2,3-diaminopropionate biosynthesis protein SbnB, which produces MYEFSVIGGKTAREIIGASRPQIVDVVRDTYLAHHAGDSVNPDSYFLRFPEKPDARIIALPAHLGGTEGSTEVSGIKWISSFPANIERGIPRASAALLLNDYETGYPFACLEASQISAARTAASAVLAAEQLTGGRTAGKLTVVGAGIIARNILEFFKSRDWTVSSVTVHDKSEEYGAALASYASESLGYQASTESSLPSALKDADVVVLATTAAEPYIVDLESFVPGQVVLNISLRDIGPELIDGAYNILDDVDHCLKANTSPHLAEQKYGSRDFITGTLAQVVKGEVTVGTDKPVIFSPFGLGVLDLAVGLHIYREAQESGRAVEIEDFFGETTRW; this is translated from the coding sequence ATGTACGAGTTCAGCGTCATCGGCGGAAAGACCGCCCGGGAGATCATCGGCGCGTCGCGCCCGCAGATCGTCGACGTGGTGCGCGACACCTATCTCGCCCACCACGCGGGCGACTCGGTGAACCCCGACAGCTACTTCCTGCGCTTCCCCGAGAAGCCCGACGCCCGCATCATCGCGCTCCCCGCGCACCTGGGCGGTACGGAGGGCTCCACGGAGGTCTCCGGCATCAAGTGGATCAGCAGCTTCCCGGCCAACATCGAGCGCGGCATCCCGCGGGCGTCGGCGGCCCTGCTGCTCAACGACTACGAGACGGGCTACCCGTTCGCGTGCCTGGAGGCCTCCCAGATCAGCGCGGCCCGCACGGCGGCCTCCGCGGTGCTCGCCGCCGAACAGCTCACCGGCGGCCGCACGGCCGGCAAACTGACGGTGGTGGGCGCGGGCATCATCGCCCGTAACATCCTGGAGTTCTTCAAGTCCCGCGACTGGACGGTCTCCTCGGTCACGGTCCACGACAAGAGCGAGGAGTACGGCGCCGCCCTGGCGTCGTACGCCTCCGAGTCCCTCGGCTACCAGGCCTCCACGGAGTCCTCGCTGCCGTCGGCGCTGAAGGACGCGGACGTGGTGGTACTGGCGACGACGGCCGCGGAGCCGTACATCGTCGACCTGGAGTCCTTCGTCCCCGGCCAGGTGGTGCTGAACATCTCGCTGCGGGACATCGGCCCGGAGCTGATCGACGGGGCGTACAACATCCTCGACGACGTGGACCACTGCCTGAAGGCGAACACGTCACCGCACCTGGCGGAGCAGAAGTACGGCAGCCGCGACTTCATCACCGGCACGCTCGCGCAGGTGGTAAAGGGCGAGGTGACCGTCGGCACGGACAAGCCGGTGATCTTCTCCCCGTTCGGGCTCGGGGTGCTCGACCTGGCGGTCGGCCTGCACATCTACCGCGAGGCCCAGGAGTCGGGCCGGGCGGTGGAGATCGAGGACTTCTTCGGCGAGACGACCCGCTGGTAG